One genomic region from Chionomys nivalis chromosome 17, mChiNiv1.1, whole genome shotgun sequence encodes:
- the Hgh1 gene encoding protein HGH1 homolog isoform X2 — protein MRGPGVGSGLSDERGLLEQEAGADTEAANLLPFLEPGVRAELQAVAAQHVLALTGSDSGRALLAGQASLLRALAELAVAPAPAPSRDASRALVNLAADPGLHRQLLAADPELPPRLLSCALDPQWPWAEEAAAVLANLSRELVPCAALMEKLMVAETERLGLERLVNALCTPSYNAAAPLHYLGPLLSNLSQQAEVRGPAAAASYPVPRLLGHHKWLLGPQVDILPFLLLPLAGPEEFSEEEMDRLPVDLQYLPPDKQREPDADIRKMLIEAIMLLTATAPGRQQIRDQGAYLILRELHNWEPEPDVRIACEKLIQVLIGDEPEVGMDNLLEVQVPEDVERQLQQLDRQEQLELSQELRDKGAPRT, from the exons ATGCGGGGCCCGGGAGTGGGTTCGGGGCTCTCGGACGAGCGAGGGTTGTTAGAGCAGGAGGCCGGCGCGGACACGGAGGCGGCGAATCTCCTGCCATTCTTAGAGCCCGGCGTGCGGGCAGAGCTGCAGGCGGTCGCGGCGCAGCACGTGTTGGCGCTCACTGGTTCCGACTCGGGCCGCGCGCTGTTGGCAGGACAGGCATCGCTGCTGCGGGCTCTTGCCGAGCTTGCGGTGGCTCCGGCCCCAGCTCCTTCACGCGACGCTTCCCGCGCGCTCGTGAACTTGGCTGCTGACCCCGGCCTGCACCGGCAGCTGCTAGCGGCGGACCCGGAGCTGCCTCCCCGCCTGCTGAGCTGCGCGTTGGACCCTCAATGGCCCTGGGCTGAAGAGGCGGCAGCGGTACTGGCTAATCTGAGCCGCGAGCTGGTGCCGTGTGCTGCGTTGATGGAGAAACTGATGGTTGCTGAGACGGAGCGCCTGGGTCTGGAGCGGCTGGTTAACGCGCTGTGCACGCCCAGCTACAATGCGGCCGCACCCCTGCATTACCTTGGTCCGCTGCTCTCCAACCTTAGCCAGCAGGCGGAG GTGCGTGGTCCAGCGGCTGCTGCCTCTTACCCAGTACCCAGACTCCTCG GACACCACAAATGGTTGCTCGGGCCCCAAGTTGACATTCTCCCTTTCTTGCTATTGCCCTTGGCTGGGCCTGAGGAGTTCTCCGAGGAAGAAATGGACA GGCTGCCTGTTGACCTGCAGTACTTGCCACCAGACAAACAGCGAGAGCCAGATGCTGACATCCGGAAGATGCTCATTGAAGCCATCATGCTG CTGACAGCCACTGCGCCTGGTCGGCAGCAGATACGGGACCAGGGTGCTTACTTGATCCTTCGAGAGCTACACAACTGGGAGCCAGAGCCCGATGTGCGAATAGCTTGTGAGAAGCTTATCCAG GTGCTTATTGGTGATGAGCCAGAGGTTGGCATGGACAACCTGCTGGAGGTGCAGGTGCCTGAAGATGTGGAGCGACAGCTGCAACAGCTAGACCGGCAAGAACAACTAGAGCTTTCTCAAGAGCTAAGAGACAAGGGTGCCCCACGGACTTGA
- the Hgh1 gene encoding protein HGH1 homolog isoform X1 translates to MRGPGVGSGLSDERGLLEQEAGADTEAANLLPFLEPGVRAELQAVAAQHVLALTGSDSGRALLAGQASLLRALAELAVAPAPAPSRDASRALVNLAADPGLHRQLLAADPELPPRLLSCALDPQWPWAEEAAAVLANLSRELVPCAALMEKLMVAETERLGLERLVNALCTPSYNAAAPLHYLGPLLSNLSQQAEVRAFLLDQDRCVVQRLLPLTQYPDSSVRRGGVVGTLRNCCFEHGHHKWLLGPQVDILPFLLLPLAGPEEFSEEEMDRLPVDLQYLPPDKQREPDADIRKMLIEAIMLLTATAPGRQQIRDQGAYLILRELHNWEPEPDVRIACEKLIQVLIGDEPEVGMDNLLEVQVPEDVERQLQQLDRQEQLELSQELRDKGAPRT, encoded by the exons ATGCGGGGCCCGGGAGTGGGTTCGGGGCTCTCGGACGAGCGAGGGTTGTTAGAGCAGGAGGCCGGCGCGGACACGGAGGCGGCGAATCTCCTGCCATTCTTAGAGCCCGGCGTGCGGGCAGAGCTGCAGGCGGTCGCGGCGCAGCACGTGTTGGCGCTCACTGGTTCCGACTCGGGCCGCGCGCTGTTGGCAGGACAGGCATCGCTGCTGCGGGCTCTTGCCGAGCTTGCGGTGGCTCCGGCCCCAGCTCCTTCACGCGACGCTTCCCGCGCGCTCGTGAACTTGGCTGCTGACCCCGGCCTGCACCGGCAGCTGCTAGCGGCGGACCCGGAGCTGCCTCCCCGCCTGCTGAGCTGCGCGTTGGACCCTCAATGGCCCTGGGCTGAAGAGGCGGCAGCGGTACTGGCTAATCTGAGCCGCGAGCTGGTGCCGTGTGCTGCGTTGATGGAGAAACTGATGGTTGCTGAGACGGAGCGCCTGGGTCTGGAGCGGCTGGTTAACGCGCTGTGCACGCCCAGCTACAATGCGGCCGCACCCCTGCATTACCTTGGTCCGCTGCTCTCCAACCTTAGCCAGCAGGCGGAGGTGCGTGCTTTTCTGCTGGACCAGGACAG GTGCGTGGTCCAGCGGCTGCTGCCTCTTACCCAGTACCCAGACTCCTCGGTGCGGAGGGGAGGAGTGGTGGGAACACTTCGGAATTGCTGCTTCGAGCATG GACACCACAAATGGTTGCTCGGGCCCCAAGTTGACATTCTCCCTTTCTTGCTATTGCCCTTGGCTGGGCCTGAGGAGTTCTCCGAGGAAGAAATGGACA GGCTGCCTGTTGACCTGCAGTACTTGCCACCAGACAAACAGCGAGAGCCAGATGCTGACATCCGGAAGATGCTCATTGAAGCCATCATGCTG CTGACAGCCACTGCGCCTGGTCGGCAGCAGATACGGGACCAGGGTGCTTACTTGATCCTTCGAGAGCTACACAACTGGGAGCCAGAGCCCGATGTGCGAATAGCTTGTGAGAAGCTTATCCAG GTGCTTATTGGTGATGAGCCAGAGGTTGGCATGGACAACCTGCTGGAGGTGCAGGTGCCTGAAGATGTGGAGCGACAGCTGCAACAGCTAGACCGGCAAGAACAACTAGAGCTTTCTCAAGAGCTAAGAGACAAGGGTGCCCCACGGACTTGA
- the LOC130888864 gene encoding LOW QUALITY PROTEIN: testis-specific serine/threonine-protein kinase 5-like (The sequence of the model RefSeq protein was modified relative to this genomic sequence to represent the inferred CDS: inserted 2 bases in 1 codon): MSLPSAKLAHQVPFCGTLPSLRSNSRRELHQRVFTEQVRECMDNGYLLSSKKIGSGAFSKVYLAYATRERMKHNPKLFSDLRGKHHTMVAIKIVSTAEAPVEYSRKFLPREILSLNATYKHLNIVQLYETYQNSQRSYLVLELAARGDLLEHINAMSDLRCCPGLEEEEARRLFWQLVSAVAHCHNAGIVHRDLKCENILLDDQGFLKLTDFGFANCMGLKNSLLSTFCGSVAYTAPEILMSKKYNGEQADLWSLGIILHAMVSGKLPFKEQQPPRMLQLIRRGPIFRPGLSPECRDLIRGLLQLDPCARLGLQQVAAHCWMLPAEHILSSMLGATPEQEHSQSATGPGNTEPRGDMVYXRSKSCSTSRGRSSLRRVSLAHLCSIWKPVPEE, translated from the exons ATGTCCCTACCCTCAGCTAAACTGGCCCACCAAGTCCCCTTCTGTGGCACCCTGCCCTCTCTGAGAAGCAACAGTCGTCGCGAGCTGCATCAGAGGGTCTTCACAGAGCAGGTTCGAGAATGCATGGACAACGGCTACCTGCTCTCCTCCAAGAAGATTGGCTCTGGTGCTTTCTCCAAGGTCTACCTGGCCTATGCAACACGTGAGCGCATGAAGCACAACCCGAAGCTATTCTCTGACTTGCGGGGCAAGCACCACACTATG GTAGCTATTAAGATTGTGTCCACGGCTGAAGCCCCAGTGGAGTACTCCAGAAAGTTCCTGCCCCGTGAGATTTTATCACTCAATGCCACCTACAAGCACCTGAACATA GTGCAGTTGTACGAGACCTACCAGAATAGCCAGCGCTCCTACCTGGTACTGGAGTTGGCAGCCCGAGGTGACCTGTTGGAGCATATCAATGCCATGTCAGACCTCCGATGCTGCCCAGGGCTAGAGGAAGAAGAGGCCCGAAGGTTGTTCTGGCAACTGGTCAGCGCTGTGGCCCACTGCCACAATGCCGGCATTGTGCACCG GgatttaaaatgtgaaaacatCCTGTTGGATGACCAGGGCTTCCTAAAGCTGACAG ATTTTGGCTTTGCCAACTGCATGGGGctcaagaactcactgctgagCACCTTCTGTGGCTCTGTGGCCTATACGGCCCCAGAGATCCTCATGAGCAAGAAGTACAACGGTGAGCAGGCTGATCTGTGGAGCCT AGGGATCATCCTCCATGCCATGGTGTCTGGGAAGCTGCCCTTCAAGGAACAGCAACCCCCTCGCATGCTGCAACTGATTCGCCGTGGTCCCATCTTCAGACCAGGGCTGTCCCCAG AGTGCCGGGACCTGATCAGAGGGCTGCTTCAGCTGGATCCATGTGCACGCCTGGGCCTACAGCAGGTGGCTGCTCACTGCTGGATGCTACCTGCAGAACACATACTGTCCTCTATGCTTGGTGCTACCCCAG AACAGGAGCATTCCCAGTCGGCAACAGGCCCTGGTAACACAGAGCCTCGCGGAGATATGGTGTA CAGAAGCAAAAGCTGCAGCACCTCCAGAGGCAGGTCATCTCTAAGGAGAGTGTCTCTGGCCCACCTGTGCAGCATCTGGAAACCTGTACCAGAGGAATAG